The following are encoded in a window of Nitrospirota bacterium genomic DNA:
- a CDS encoding sodium-dependent bicarbonate transport family permease translates to MVDHTLLDAIGHNLTAPMPLFFALGILATLLRSELKVPDALYIGLTLYLLAAIGLHGGAEIREVGITAIWMPIVACFLLGSLIPIAGYFILRYMGKFSIHDSAAIAGHYGSVSAVTFAVATQFLSSLQVKPEGYLSAFLAILEPTGVVVGILLARIALQVEMRQQGESDGTVKSRAGWIRPVLHEALTGTGSIILLGALVIGYISGPDGIAVTKPFFGDLFKGVLCLFMLEMGLVAGRRLAEVRAVGAFLIAFAICMPIIDGTIGVLVGGFVGLSVGGATMLGVMAASASYIAAPAAMRISIPEANPSFYLTASLGITFPFNIAMGIPLYFWLAKQLFGS, encoded by the coding sequence ATGGTAGACCACACGTTACTCGACGCCATCGGGCATAACTTAACCGCACCAATGCCGCTTTTTTTTGCGTTGGGCATCCTAGCCACCTTGCTCCGGTCTGAACTCAAAGTCCCCGATGCCCTCTATATCGGACTGACACTGTATCTGTTAGCCGCCATTGGGTTGCATGGAGGAGCTGAAATCCGTGAAGTGGGAATCACGGCAATCTGGATGCCGATTGTCGCCTGCTTCTTGTTGGGCTCCCTGATCCCCATCGCCGGTTATTTTATCCTTCGTTATATGGGGAAATTCAGCATCCATGACTCGGCCGCAATTGCAGGCCACTATGGATCGGTCAGTGCCGTCACCTTCGCCGTGGCGACGCAGTTCTTATCCAGCCTTCAAGTCAAACCTGAGGGATATCTGTCCGCCTTTCTGGCGATCCTCGAACCAACCGGCGTGGTCGTCGGAATCTTATTGGCCCGGATCGCCCTTCAAGTGGAAATGCGGCAACAGGGTGAATCGGATGGAACCGTGAAGAGCCGCGCAGGATGGATCCGGCCCGTTTTGCACGAAGCCCTGACTGGGACTGGCTCCATCATCCTCCTAGGTGCGCTGGTCATCGGCTACATCTCAGGACCGGACGGGATTGCCGTGACCAAACCTTTCTTTGGAGATCTCTTCAAAGGCGTCTTATGTCTATTCATGTTGGAAATGGGTTTGGTAGCCGGTCGACGACTGGCTGAGGTTCGAGCCGTCGGAGCGTTCCTGATCGCCTTTGCGATCTGTATGCCGATTATCGACGGGACGATTGGGGTACTCGTGGGGGGATTTGTCGGACTGAGCGTCGGCGGCGCCACAATGTTGGGCGTCATGGCTGCGAGCGCCTCCTACATCGCCGCACCGGCCGCCATGCGCATCTCAATCCCGGAAGCCAACCCCTCGTTCTACCTCACAGCATCGCTGGGGATCACGTTCCCCTTCAATATTGCGATGGGCATCCCCCTGTATTTTTGGCTCGCAAAACAATTGTTCGGATCATGA
- a CDS encoding DUF3365 domain-containing protein, translated as MTCVAKKILMIMIAGGLGLAGPSCVEAGVTPYQAEETARLIAMLLSTGRVVIDRHQSLIDDPSKGAKGFTPEVFERQVVNEFRSRTGVDLTKPASDHLPPSTTNLLRALLDASKDVVAEAQPVINQQGVGYKHFIPATFGSQVAERFSARSGIQLKQTTLEPRNPKNAPDPYEKAVLRRLLTQPSQSVTISEVQTGNNMLRVLTPIYYTRDCLACHGGPAGQLDISGYRKEGAEEGDLAGAISVSIPLNAVK; from the coding sequence ATGACCTGTGTTGCCAAGAAAATTTTAATGATCATGATTGCCGGTGGATTAGGCCTGGCAGGACCCTCTTGTGTGGAGGCAGGCGTCACGCCCTATCAAGCAGAAGAAACCGCACGCCTGATCGCCATGCTCCTCAGTACAGGACGAGTGGTGATCGATCGCCATCAATCATTGATCGACGATCCAAGCAAGGGGGCCAAGGGATTCACGCCAGAAGTGTTCGAGCGACAGGTCGTGAACGAGTTTCGATCCAGGACCGGTGTGGACCTGACCAAACCCGCGTCCGATCATTTGCCTCCCAGTACAACGAACCTCTTACGCGCGCTCTTAGATGCGAGCAAAGACGTGGTCGCAGAAGCCCAGCCGGTGATTAACCAACAGGGAGTCGGGTACAAACACTTCATCCCGGCCACCTTCGGCAGCCAGGTCGCCGAGCGATTTTCAGCTCGTTCAGGCATTCAATTGAAACAAACGACGCTCGAGCCGCGCAACCCGAAAAACGCACCGGATCCGTATGAAAAGGCGGTCCTTCGGCGCTTGCTGACTCAGCCCAGTCAATCCGTGACGATCAGCGAGGTGCAGACCGGAAACAACATGCTGCGAGTGCTGACCCCGATCTACTACACCAGAGACTGCCTGGCCTGCCACGGTGGACCGGCAGGACAGTTAGACATTTCCGGATATCGCAAAGAAGGAGCCGAAGAGGGCGATCTGGCTGGTGCGATCAGTGTGTCGATTCCTTTGAACGCGGTAAAATGA